The sequence below is a genomic window from Thiomonas intermedia.
CAGGGCGCCCAGGGTGTCGTTGTCACCGAATTTGATCTCGTCGGTGACCACCGTGTCGTTCTCGTTGATGACCGGCACGACACCCTGCTCCAAAAGGGTCAGCAAGGTCGTGCGGGCATTGAGGTAGCGCTGGCGATCGGCCAGATCGGCGTGGGTCAACAAGACCTGGGCGGCGATCATGCCGCGCTCGCGGAACGCCGTTTCGTAGGCTTGCGCAAGCCCCATCTGGCCCACGGCCGCCGCGGCCTGCAATTGATGCATCTCACGCGGACGCTGCGACCAGCCCAGGCGGCGCATGCCCTCGGCGATGGCACCGCTGGAAACCAGAATCACGTCCTTGCCCGCCGAGCGCAGCCCCGCAATCTGTCCGGCCCAGCGCGAGACGGCTTCGAGATCGACGCCGCGCCCTTCATTGGTCACCAGACTGGAGCCGGCCTTGATGATGATGCGCCGCGCGGATTGCACGACGGAACTCGACAACAGCTGCATTTCAGGGGCGGACATCGTCAAAAGAATCGTCACGAAAGCGGGGATCGGGTTCGACGGTTTCGACCGGCCTGCTCTGGCCGATATGTTCGGCAATCGCGTGCAGCAAGGGGTCAAGTCCCTCGCGCGCCAGTGCCGAAATCGGGAATACCGGGCCTTTGTAGCGCAGTCGGCGCAGCAGATTCTTCACCGCGGCCTCGCGCTCGCCTTCAGGCAGAAGATCGAGTTTGTTGAGCACCAGCCAACGAGGTTTGGCGGCCAGGTCCGCGTCGTATTTTTTCAGCTCGGCCACGATGGCGCGAACATCCTTGACAGGATCTGCGCCCTCTTCCACAGGCGCCATGTCCACGATGTGCAGCAGCAGCTTGGTCCGCTGCAAATGGCGCAGAAACTGGTGTCCGAGCCCCTGCCCTTCAGCCGCACCCTCGATCAGCCCGGGAATATCGGCAATGACGAAGCTCCGGCCTGGCCCCAGACGCACGACGCCGAGATTGGGATACAGCGTGGTGAACGGGTAGTCGGCGATCTTGGGCCGGGCGTTCGACACGGCGGCAATCAAGGTGCTCTTTCCCGCATTGGGCATGCCCAGCAAACCCACATCGGCCAGCACCTTCAATTCGAGGCGCAGTTTGCGGTGTTCCCCCTCTTGCCCCTTGG
It includes:
- the cgtA gene encoding Obg family GTPase CgtA, with product MKFVDEVVIEAHAGNGGNGCVSFRREKFIPFGGPNGGDGGRGGHVIARADVNLNTLVDFRFSKLHRGRNGEHGRGADQYGAGGDDKVLRMPVGTLIYDAETNALIADLVQDGQEIIIARGGQGGLGNLHFKSSVNRAPRESTKGQEGEHRKLRLELKVLADVGLLGMPNAGKSTLIAAVSNARPKIADYPFTTLYPNLGVVRLGPGRSFVIADIPGLIEGAAEGQGLGHQFLRHLQRTKLLLHIVDMAPVEEGADPVKDVRAIVAELKKYDADLAAKPRWLVLNKLDLLPEGEREAAVKNLLRRLRYKGPVFPISALAREGLDPLLHAIAEHIGQSRPVETVEPDPRFRDDSFDDVRP